In one Trichosurus vulpecula isolate mTriVul1 chromosome 8, mTriVul1.pri, whole genome shotgun sequence genomic region, the following are encoded:
- the LOC118828948 gene encoding olfactory receptor 13A1-like, with product MLLNNQTQMTEFILQGFSDSVPLRILLFGTFFSLYTAALTGNILIMVLVIWSSILHTPMYFFLINLSMLDIMCTTSVLPKLLENLVSEKKTISYGGCMAQVYFLIWSVSGELLLFTAMAYDRYAAICHPLHYSTMMSKKMCVLLAVGVWSICALNTTINTGLMLRLSFCGPNIIDQFFCEIPPVLLLSCTSTYVNDIMTVLADVFFSVLNFLLTIVSYCFIISSIMRIRTREGKKRAFSTCSSHLIVVTMYYCTVFYAYVSPISSYSPQSAKFVAVLYTAVSPTLNPLIYTLRNKDVREALRKVPLFSK from the coding sequence ATGTTGCTGAATAACCAGACACAGATGACTGAGTTCATCCTTCAAGGTTTCTCAGATAGTGTTCCACTAAGGATCTTGCTTTTtggcacttttttttccttatacacAGCTGCCCTCACTGGGAACATCCTGATAATGGTGCTGGTCATTTGGAGCTCTATTCTTCACACACCTATGTATTTTTTCCTAATCAACTTGTCTATGTTAGACATCATGTGCACAACCTCTGTTCTTCCCAAGTTGTTGGAAAACCTGGTTTCCGAAAAGAAGACCATCTCCTATGGTGGATGCATGGCCCAAGTATACTTCCTCATCTGGTCTGTATCTGGTGAGCTCCTGCTCTTCACTGCCATGGCTTATGACAGGTATGCAGCCATCTGTCACCCCTTGCACTACAGCACCATGATGAGCAAGAAGATGTGTGTCCTTCTGGCAGTTGGGGTATGGAGCATCTGTGCACTTAATACAACCATCAATACGGGGCTTATGCTGCGATTATCTTTCTGTGGCCCCAACATCATTGATCAATTCTTCTGTGAAATCCCCCCTGTGTTGCTACTGTCTTGCACCTCAACATATGTGAATGATATCATGACAGTCCTTGCTGATGTCTTCTTCTCAGTTCTGAATTTCCTGTTGACCATTGTGTCTTATTGCTTCATCATCTCGAGCATCATGAGAATCCGGACCAGAGAGGGCAAGAAGAGAGCATTCTCTACCTGCTCCTCCCACCTAATTGTGGTCACCATGTATTACTGCACTGTGTTTTATGCCTATGTAAGTCCCATCTCTAGCTATTCTCCCCAAAGTGCGAAGTTCGTGGCTGTGTTGTACACAGCAGTTAGCCCCACCTTAAATCCTCTCATCTACACTTTGAGGAACAAGGATGTCAGGGAAGCCCTCAGAAAAGTGCCTCTATTTAGTAAGTGA